A region of the Desulfonatronovibrio hydrogenovorans DSM 9292 genome:
ATAGTGAACCGCCGCATAGGCGGCTTAGAAATGGCTGTGGGCCAGGAGCTTTCCCCGGAATCTGTGAACCGCCGCATAGGCGGCTTAGAAAATTAATGCCCTTTTCCGGAATACATCCAAGGCGTGAACCGCCGCATAGGCGGCTTAGAAACACAGACAGGAAAGACCGAGGCAGGATATAACGTGAACCGCCGCATAGGCGGCTTAGAAATCACCGTCGTAATATTCAATATCTTGCTCATAGTGAACCGCCGCATAGGCGGCTTAGAAATCAGAATACCCTGATCCCGGTGTTGACCCTGAGTGAACCGCCGCATAGGCGGCTTAGAAATTCGTCCCGGATCTCAACTCCGGAGCCGAAGAGTGAACCGCCGCATAGGCGGCTTAGAAATCGCAGTTTCGTTTTTTCGCGCGTCGCCCCATCAGCATAGTATTCCCCACGCCTGTGGGGATGAACCGGATAGGGAGTTGACACGGAGATGCTTATATATTCAGGGCGTTCAGTACCGCTCTGAATATCTGGCTATTTTTCTGCTTTTCAATGACTTTTTCAGTTTGAAGCTTTGGGTCTTCTTGCCCTGGATATGACCTGGTCTTTACCCTGCAGATCTGCTATGCTTTAATCCGCTTAAATACCTCTCAATCATCAGGAGCAGAGCGTGAACACAAAACTGATGGGCATCAACCTGCTCAAAGCCCTGGAGCGGCCCGAGCTGGCTGCACTCAGGTCTGAGTTCAGGACCCGCAGTTATGGAAGGGGTTCAGTGATCTTTGAACCCAACAGTCCGGCCAACCAGGTCTTTATCATGGCCACTGGTACAGCCCGGCTTTACCTGGCCTGTCAGGAAAAAGAGTTCACCCTTTCCATCCTGTCCCCCGGGGATATTTATTCCACCCATACCAGGGCCTATATCCAGGCCCTGGAAGATGTATCCATCCTGTCCATGCCCACTGAGGGTTTTGCAGCCTTTGTCCAGGACCACCCGGAACTGATGCGGACCATGATCCCGGTTCTCGGGGACATCTTGCAAAGCTGTTTTTCCATTATCCACTCCCTGGTCTTCAAAGGCATACCATGCCGGGTGGCAGAGTTCTTTCTTGCTGCTGCCGGGGAGTACGGTCGGAAAACACCTCAGGGATGCATGATTACCTTTTCCCTGACCACGGAGCAGATCGCCAAGATCGTGGGCTCCACCAGGCAGACCGTGTCTGAAGCCCTGACCAGACTGGAAAATCTGGGCCTGGTGATCCGCCAGGGTCGGGGAGCTTATCTTCTGCCCGACCTCAAGGGTCTGGAAGATTTCGCAGCCACGGGCATGGAATAACCAGACCCGGACCTGGTATGCATTTCTGATCATTTCTCAGGCCTGCCTTTTGTCCTTTATGCCCGGCCCTGCCCAGAGTATGTCCTTGGTCATGATACAATCATCCTTATTTTGTCGGGTTGCCGACAGACGTTATTCCTGGAAGATGGTACTGTTTCAAGGTCTGTCTGGATATCAGGCCGGGATGTAAATCCTTATCCAGTCCGTGATCCGGGGTCTGTTTAGAAGCCATGGCCGGGAAAGGACCTGGAAAAAAACCGCATATCTTGCCATGAAGGCTGAACAGGGGTAATGGGAAACAAAAAACTTTAACCAATCATGAATTATGAAGAATAACCTGAATAGCGGTCTGAAAATGGCTGTGGCTGGAAAAGGCGGGGTGGGCAAGACCACCTTGTCCGCCTGGATGGGTGAATATCTGGCCCAAAAAAATCATCAGGTCTGGATGGTGGATGCTGACACCACCCATTCCCTGGGAGCGGCCCTGGGTGTGGAGTCCCGGGATCTGCCCGCACCCCTGGTGGCTGAAAAGGATCTGATTATGGCCAGAACCGGCAGGGGCGGACTTATAAGCCTCAGCCCGGACGTCAGGGATCTGCCGGACCGGTTGAGGGTCAGCCTGGGCAATATCAACCTGCTGGTCATGGGTTCTTTGGCCGGGGCAGGAGAAGGCTGCGCCTGTACAGCCAATTCAGTGCTCAAGGCCCTGCTGTCCCATCTGATTCTGGAGCGCAATGAATGGGTGGTGGTGGATCTGGAGGCCGGGGTGGAACATCTGGGCCGGGGAACTGCAGCCGGGGTGGACGTCCTGGTGGTGGTAAGCGAACCAAGCTGCAGAAGTCTTGAGGCCTCAGCCGGGATAGCCCGGATGGCCCGGGACCTGGGAGTGGACAGGCTGATCCATGTGGTGAACCGGGCAGCCAGCCACATAACCCTGCCGGATAGTCCTGATCTGCCAGATCCGGCCATCTTTATTCCGGAGATTCCGTCCCTGAGACAGAAACAGCTGTATTCGCCTCAGGTCACTGACCTGGCTGAACAAGACCTGATCCATAAGGCCATGGACAGGATCTTTCTGGCCGCTGGTCCCGGCTGATTCAGGCATGGTTCAACCTTCTCAACCCAAGGAGAGCAATATGAAAGACTTTAACATTATTGTCCGGCCCCAATTGTGTGTGGGCTGCAGGCAGTGCATGATCCGCTGCGCAGAAGCCCATTCAGGATGCCTGACCCTGGCTGAGGCCATCCGGGAAACCCCCCTGGCTAAACCCCGGATATTTGTGGGGCCAGGCCCGGAGGGCAAACCCTTTCCCAACAAGTGCCGGCAGTGTGATCCTGCTCCGTGTGAACAGGTCTGCGTACCCGGGGCCATCAGGACCGACATCTATTCCGGTCTGAAGATTGTGGACTATGGGCTGTGCATTGGCTGTACCATGTGCGCCATGACCTGTCCGTATCATGTGATCCGGTTTTTCCCCCACTGGTCGAATCCGGAAAAATTCAAGACAGCCATCAAGTGTGACGGCTGCTACCAGAGACTGGAGAGAGGAAAGGTTCCGGCCTGCGCTGAAGCATGTAAGACCGGGGCCATTATCTGGGATGAGGAGAACCGTTTCTGGGAAAGGGCTTCAGCTGAATTTGCCGGGAGTTCTTACCAGGTCAAGCCCTGAAGGATCAGACACGGATATTTTTGCCAGCAACCCCAGAGAAAAACCATGTAACGATGCAAGGAGACTGATCATGATGGGGAAAAAAACAGACGAATTGAGCATCTGTCAGGATGCCCGGGAGATGATCAACAAGGCCGGTGAAGAAAATATTGAAACCGTATGGGACCGGCTCAAGCAGCAGCAGCCCCATTGCGGATTCTGTGAGCTGGGACTTTCCTGCACGAACTGTGTAATGGGTCCGTGCAGAATAGATCCCTTTGAATATGGACCGCAAAAAGGGGTCTGCGGGGCAGATGCAGATGTTGTGGTGGCCAGGAATTTCGGTCGGATGATTGCGGCCGGAGCAGCTTCCCATTCGGATCATGGCCGGGATCTTCTGGAGGTCCTGGAGGCAGTGGCCCAGGGCAGGACACCTGACTATGGCCTTGCTGACCCGGCCAAGCTGAAACGGATCGCCCTGGAGGCCGGGGTTGCTGTGGAAGGCAAGGATGATCTGGAAGTGGCCAGAGAACTGGCTCATATCCTGTTTGAGGATTTTGGATCCAGAAAGAGCTCCCTTACTTTTCTTAGCCGGGTGCCGGAAAAAAGAATCAAAATCTGGGAAAAGCTGGGCGTAGTGCCCCGGGGCATTGACCGGGAAGTGGTGGAGATGATGCACAGGACCCATATGGGAGTGGACAATGACGCCCTGAACCTCTGCCTGCATTCGGCCCGGGTATCCCTTTCCGACGGCTGGGCCGGATCAATGGTGGCTACTGAGCTTTCAGACATCATCTTTGGTACGCCTTCCCCGCTCACGTCCAAGGTCAACCTGGGGGTTCTCAAGGAGGACCATGTCAATATCCTGGTCCATGGCCACAGTCCGGTTGTTTCGGAGATGGTCCTGGCTGCGGCCAGGGACAGTGAGTTTGTGGCAAAGGCTCAAGAGGCCGGGGCTGCAGGGATAAACGTGGCCGGTCTCTGCTGTACAGGCAATGAACTGCTGATGCGCCAGGGCGTGCCCATGGCTGGAAACCACCTTATGACCGAGCTGGTCCTGGTTACAGGGGCGGTTGAGGTAATTGTGGCTGATTACCAGTGCATCATGCCCAGCCTGGTTAATATTGCAGGCTGTTATCATTCCAAGATTGTCAGTACCTCTTCCAAGGCCAGGTTCACCGGGGCAGTGCATATTGAGATGAATGTAGAAAATGCCAGGGAAAAGGGCCGGGAAGTTGTTGCCCTGGCCATTGAAACATTCAGGAACCGGGACAAGTCCAGGGTCAGAATACCGGTGGAGCCGGTGGAACTCATGACCGGGTTTTCCAACGAGGCGGTCCTGGATGCCCTGGGCGGGACCCCCGGGCCCCTTTTAGAGGCTGTCAAGGCCGGCAAGATAAGGGGGGTCATCGGTATTGTTGGATGCAACAACCCCAAGATAAAACAGGACTACGGTACCTTTAACCTGGCCCGGGAGTGCATCAAGCGAGATATCCTGGTCCTGGTCACTGGCTGCGCCACCATTTCCACCGGCAAACAGGGACTGCTCATGCCCGAGGCAGCCGGTCAGGCCGGCCCTGGTCTGGCTGAAGTGTGCCAGGCCCTGGGCATCCCCCCGGTGCTGCACGTGGGCAGCTGTGTAGACAACTCCAGGATTATGCAGCTTTGCGCCCTTCTGGCCAATGAGCTTGGGGTTGATATTTCCGATCTTCCAGTGGCTGCAGCTGCGCCTGAATGGTATTCGGAAAAGGCAGCTACCATTGGGCTGTACGCAGTGGCCAGCGGGATATTTACAGTACTTGGAGTGGCTCCTCCCATCCTGGGCAGCAAGTTTGTGACCGACCTGGCCACCAGAGGCCTGGAAGATGCCTTTGGAGCAGCCTTTGCTGTGGAGCCGGACCCTTTTGCAGCTGCCCAGCTGGTGGATGAGCGGATCAAGGCCAAGCGTAAAAAACTCGGTCTGACTGAATAATCCGGAAATGCTGG
Encoded here:
- a CDS encoding Crp/Fnr family transcriptional regulator; the protein is MNTKLMGINLLKALERPELAALRSEFRTRSYGRGSVIFEPNSPANQVFIMATGTARLYLACQEKEFTLSILSPGDIYSTHTRAYIQALEDVSILSMPTEGFAAFVQDHPELMRTMIPVLGDILQSCFSIIHSLVFKGIPCRVAEFFLAAAGEYGRKTPQGCMITFSLTTEQIAKIVGSTRQTVSEALTRLENLGLVIRQGRGAYLLPDLKGLEDFAATGME
- a CDS encoding ArsA-related P-loop ATPase translates to MKNNLNSGLKMAVAGKGGVGKTTLSAWMGEYLAQKNHQVWMVDADTTHSLGAALGVESRDLPAPLVAEKDLIMARTGRGGLISLSPDVRDLPDRLRVSLGNINLLVMGSLAGAGEGCACTANSVLKALLSHLILERNEWVVVDLEAGVEHLGRGTAAGVDVLVVVSEPSCRSLEASAGIARMARDLGVDRLIHVVNRAASHITLPDSPDLPDPAIFIPEIPSLRQKQLYSPQVTDLAEQDLIHKAMDRIFLAAGPG
- a CDS encoding 4Fe-4S dicluster domain-containing protein; translated protein: MKDFNIIVRPQLCVGCRQCMIRCAEAHSGCLTLAEAIRETPLAKPRIFVGPGPEGKPFPNKCRQCDPAPCEQVCVPGAIRTDIYSGLKIVDYGLCIGCTMCAMTCPYHVIRFFPHWSNPEKFKTAIKCDGCYQRLERGKVPACAEACKTGAIIWDEENRFWERASAEFAGSSYQVKP
- the cooS gene encoding anaerobic carbon-monoxide dehydrogenase catalytic subunit, with translation MMGKKTDELSICQDAREMINKAGEENIETVWDRLKQQQPHCGFCELGLSCTNCVMGPCRIDPFEYGPQKGVCGADADVVVARNFGRMIAAGAASHSDHGRDLLEVLEAVAQGRTPDYGLADPAKLKRIALEAGVAVEGKDDLEVARELAHILFEDFGSRKSSLTFLSRVPEKRIKIWEKLGVVPRGIDREVVEMMHRTHMGVDNDALNLCLHSARVSLSDGWAGSMVATELSDIIFGTPSPLTSKVNLGVLKEDHVNILVHGHSPVVSEMVLAAARDSEFVAKAQEAGAAGINVAGLCCTGNELLMRQGVPMAGNHLMTELVLVTGAVEVIVADYQCIMPSLVNIAGCYHSKIVSTSSKARFTGAVHIEMNVENAREKGREVVALAIETFRNRDKSRVRIPVEPVELMTGFSNEAVLDALGGTPGPLLEAVKAGKIRGVIGIVGCNNPKIKQDYGTFNLARECIKRDILVLVTGCATISTGKQGLLMPEAAGQAGPGLAEVCQALGIPPVLHVGSCVDNSRIMQLCALLANELGVDISDLPVAAAAPEWYSEKAATIGLYAVASGIFTVLGVAPPILGSKFVTDLATRGLEDAFGAAFAVEPDPFAAAQLVDERIKAKRKKLGLTE